In Providencia rettgeri, the following proteins share a genomic window:
- the leuO gene encoding transcriptional regulator LeuO, whose protein sequence is MTDFDTISTAKKDSSDIHLRNVDLNLLTVFDVVMQMQNVTKAAQVLGMSQPAVSNAVSRLKSMFNDELFVRYGRGIQPTSRAKQLFGPIRQALQLVHNELPSAGFNPQNSERVFNLSICSPLDIRLAAIIVEKFKVVSPNINIVIHSFMDNKIAHQLKYQEMDFFLGYNQLEKAEFQHQVLFDDELVLVVANHHPRIGNSISEIELNNERHAIMSMDNMGSFSKPYYNNTELSHTISYQGTDLNSVLSIVAQTDLVAIVPKWLVGHYFGQLKLRTLTLPWLRDALPCYLTWHESTVRDKGHQWMKSQFNQLVEELPEQAAAA, encoded by the coding sequence ATGACTGATTTTGATACAATTTCAACAGCTAAAAAAGACAGTAGCGATATTCATTTGCGTAATGTTGACCTCAACCTATTAACGGTTTTTGACGTGGTGATGCAGATGCAAAACGTAACAAAAGCAGCGCAAGTGTTAGGGATGTCTCAACCTGCGGTGAGCAATGCAGTTTCACGTTTAAAATCAATGTTTAATGATGAATTGTTTGTGCGCTATGGGCGGGGTATTCAGCCGACATCTCGTGCTAAGCAACTGTTCGGGCCTATCAGGCAAGCATTACAATTAGTTCATAATGAGTTACCTAGCGCTGGTTTTAATCCACAAAATAGTGAACGAGTATTTAATTTATCTATTTGTTCACCGTTAGATATTCGTCTGGCAGCTATTATTGTCGAAAAATTTAAGGTAGTTTCGCCTAATATTAATATAGTTATTCACTCTTTCATGGATAATAAAATTGCTCATCAATTAAAATACCAAGAAATGGATTTTTTCCTTGGTTATAATCAATTAGAAAAAGCAGAGTTCCAGCATCAGGTTTTATTTGATGATGAATTGGTCTTAGTCGTTGCAAATCATCATCCGCGTATTGGTAATTCAATCTCTGAAATTGAATTAAATAATGAACGTCATGCCATTATGTCAATGGATAACATGGGCTCATTTAGTAAACCTTATTATAATAATACTGAGTTATCGCATACGATTAGCTATCAAGGCACGGACTTAAATAGTGTATTGAGCATTGTTGCCCAGACAGATCTCGTCGCTATTGTACCAAAATGGCTAGTAGGTCATTACTTTGGGCAATTGAAATTACGTACATTAACATTACCTTGGCTTAGGGACGCACTACCTTGCTATTTAACTTGGCATGAATCAACAGTTAGAGATAAAGGCCATCAGTGGATGAAATCTCAATTTAACCAATTGGTTGAAGAACTTCCTGAGCAAGCTGCTGCCGCGTAG
- the leuA gene encoding 2-isopropylmalate synthase, translating to MSNQVIIFDTTLRDGEQALQASLSVREKLQIAFALERLGVDIIEAGFPVSSPGDFESVQTIAREIKNSRICALARCIENDIDVAAESLKVAEAFRIHIFLATSNLHMEKKLNKSFDGVMDMAINSIKRARRYTDDVEFSCEDAGRTDPDNLCRIVETAINAGATTINIPDTVGYTTPYQFGGIITDLYNRVPNIDKAVISVHCHDDLGMSVANSISAVQAGARQVEGTINGLGERAGNTALEEVIMAIKLREQMLNVHTNINHKEIYRTSQLVSQLCNTPIPANKAVVGSNAFAHSSGIHQDGVLKNRETYEIMTPESIGLKEQQLNLTSRSGRAAVKHRMEEMGYHEGKDFKLDELYTAFLNLADKKGQVFDYDLEALAFFTKQQDETDHFVMDYFSTQSGSSIVATATVKMQCGDEVKSEAATGNGPVDAIYQAISNITQFPMKLVSYQLSAKGHGENALGQVDIVVECHNRKFHGMGLATDIVESSAKAMVHVLNSIWRSEQVEKEKQKINQESQSNTKEAV from the coding sequence ATGAGCAACCAAGTCATTATCTTCGATACTACCTTACGCGACGGTGAGCAGGCATTACAGGCAAGTTTGTCAGTGAGAGAAAAATTACAAATCGCCTTCGCATTAGAGCGCTTAGGGGTTGATATCATCGAAGCGGGTTTCCCGGTCTCTTCACCAGGTGACTTTGAGTCCGTTCAAACTATCGCAAGAGAAATAAAAAATAGCCGAATTTGCGCATTAGCGCGCTGTATTGAAAATGACATTGATGTGGCTGCCGAGTCATTAAAAGTTGCCGAGGCTTTCCGTATTCATATTTTCTTAGCTACCTCCAACTTGCATATGGAGAAAAAATTAAATAAATCATTTGATGGTGTAATGGATATGGCTATCAATTCCATCAAGCGCGCTAGACGCTATACCGATGACGTTGAATTCTCCTGTGAAGACGCCGGCCGTACTGACCCTGATAACTTATGCCGTATTGTAGAAACCGCGATTAATGCAGGTGCAACCACCATTAATATCCCTGATACCGTAGGTTACACTACACCTTACCAGTTTGGTGGCATTATCACTGATTTGTATAACCGTGTGCCTAATATCGACAAAGCCGTTATTTCTGTTCATTGCCATGATGATTTAGGGATGTCAGTTGCTAACTCAATCAGTGCCGTACAAGCCGGTGCCCGCCAAGTAGAAGGTACCATCAATGGGTTAGGTGAACGCGCGGGCAATACAGCATTAGAAGAAGTGATTATGGCCATTAAATTGCGCGAACAAATGTTGAATGTGCATACCAATATTAATCACAAAGAAATTTACCGCACCAGCCAGTTAGTTAGCCAATTATGTAATACACCAATCCCAGCCAATAAAGCGGTTGTAGGCAGCAACGCATTTGCTCACTCATCAGGAATTCACCAAGATGGCGTGCTGAAAAATCGTGAAACCTACGAAATTATGACGCCAGAGTCCATTGGTTTAAAAGAGCAGCAATTAAATTTAACTTCACGCTCGGGACGCGCCGCTGTTAAGCACCGTATGGAGGAAATGGGGTATCACGAAGGTAAAGATTTCAAATTGGATGAATTGTATACTGCATTTTTGAATTTAGCCGATAAAAAAGGCCAAGTCTTTGACTATGACTTAGAAGCTTTGGCTTTCTTTACGAAACAACAAGATGAAACCGATCACTTCGTAATGGACTATTTCAGTACACAATCAGGCTCAAGTATCGTCGCAACAGCGACCGTCAAAATGCAGTGTGGCGACGAAGTAAAATCTGAAGCGGCAACCGGTAATGGCCCCGTTGATGCCATTTATCAAGCCATCAGCAACATTACCCAATTCCCTATGAAATTAGTCTCTTATCAGTTGTCAGCTAAAGGCCACGGTGAAAATGCATTAGGCCAAGTGGATATCGTGGTGGAATGCCATAACCGTAAGTTCCACGGGATGGGGTTAGCGACAGATATCGTCGAATCATCAGCAAAAGCTATGGTGCATGTGCTGAATAGCATCTGGCGCTCTGAGCAAGTTGAAAAAGAAAAACAAAAAATAAATCAAGAATCACAATCAAACACAAAGGAAGCTGTTTAA
- the leuB gene encoding 3-isopropylmalate dehydrogenase: protein MSSYKIAVLPGDGIGPEVMAQAHKVLAAISKRFAITINTTEYDVGGAAIDNHGEPLPQATVKGCEEADAVLFGSVGGPKWEHLPPDSQPERGALLPLRKHFKLFSNLRPARLYQALEAFCPLRADIAAQGFDILCVRELTGGIYFGQPKGRKGEGQEEYAFDTEVYHRYEIERIARIAFESARKRNNKVTSIDKANVLQSSVLWREVVNHIAKEYPDVEVSHMYIDNAAMQMIKAPSQFDVVLCSNLFGDIISDECAMITGSMGMLPSASLNADGFGLYEPAGGSAPDIAGKNIANPIAQILSASMLLRFSLNQADAADAIERAVNKALEEGYRTSDLAGTGKSISTSEMGDIIARYIAEGV, encoded by the coding sequence ATGTCTAGTTATAAAATTGCCGTATTACCGGGTGATGGCATCGGTCCAGAAGTGATGGCGCAAGCTCACAAGGTTTTAGCTGCTATCAGCAAACGTTTTGCAATAACAATCAACACCACTGAGTATGATGTTGGCGGTGCGGCAATCGACAATCACGGCGAACCATTACCACAGGCTACCGTAAAAGGGTGTGAAGAGGCTGACGCGGTGTTATTTGGTTCTGTTGGTGGACCTAAATGGGAACATCTGCCACCCGATAGCCAACCTGAACGTGGCGCATTATTACCTTTACGTAAGCATTTTAAATTATTCAGTAATTTACGCCCTGCTCGCTTATATCAGGCATTGGAAGCATTCTGCCCATTACGTGCAGACATCGCAGCTCAAGGCTTTGATATTCTTTGTGTACGTGAATTAACGGGTGGGATTTACTTCGGTCAACCAAAAGGCCGTAAAGGCGAAGGCCAAGAAGAGTACGCATTTGATACTGAAGTTTATCACCGCTATGAAATCGAGCGTATTGCACGTATTGCGTTTGAATCTGCTCGTAAACGTAATAACAAAGTCACATCAATTGACAAAGCAAACGTGTTACAAAGCTCAGTATTATGGCGTGAAGTGGTCAATCACATCGCAAAAGAATATCCCGATGTTGAAGTCAGCCATATGTATATTGATAACGCGGCAATGCAAATGATCAAAGCCCCATCTCAGTTTGATGTGGTGTTATGCTCTAACTTGTTCGGCGATATTATTTCCGATGAGTGTGCGATGATCACCGGCTCTATGGGTATGCTGCCTTCTGCGAGCCTGAATGCGGATGGTTTTGGTTTATACGAACCCGCGGGCGGCTCTGCGCCAGATATTGCTGGAAAAAATATTGCTAACCCAATCGCACAAATTTTATCTGCCTCCATGCTGTTAAGATTTAGCTTAAACCAAGCCGATGCCGCAGATGCCATTGAGCGCGCAGTGAATAAAGCCTTAGAAGAGGGCTATAGAACATCAGATTTAGCTGGCACAGGCAAATCCATTAGTACCAGTGAAATGGGCGATATCATTGCTCGTTATATTGCAGAAGGGGTGTAA
- the leuC gene encoding 3-isopropylmalate dehydratase large subunit, producing MAKTLYQKLYDAHVVREVENEIPLIYIDRHLVHEVTSPQAFDGLRTKNRPLHQPNKTFATMDHNVSTQTKDINACGDMARIQMQELMKNCKEFGVTLYDLNHPYQGIVHVMGPELGITLPGMTIVCGDSHTATHGAFGSLAFGIGTSEVEHVMATQTLKQARAKTMKIEVVGKAPAGITAKDIVLAIIGTTGSAGGTGYIVEFCGEAIENLSMEGRMTVCNMAIELGAKAGIIAPDETTFAYMKGRQFAPKGQQWDDAVAYWKTLKTDDDAEFDKIITIQASSIAPQVTWGTNPGQVIAINQPIPAPESFADPVERASAEKALSYMGLESGIKLSDVKIDKVFIGSCTNSRIEDLRAAAAIAKGKKVANGVQAIVVPGSGPVKAQAEQEGLDKIFIEAGFEWRLPGCSMCLAMNNDRLNPGERCASTSNRNFEGRQGRAGRTHLVSPAMAAAAAINGHFADVRDIQI from the coding sequence ATGGCCAAGACTTTATATCAAAAATTGTATGATGCCCACGTTGTCCGTGAGGTCGAAAATGAAATCCCTTTGATTTATATCGATCGCCATTTAGTACATGAAGTAACCTCTCCACAAGCTTTTGATGGATTGAGAACTAAAAACCGTCCTTTGCACCAGCCAAATAAAACGTTTGCAACGATGGATCACAACGTGTCGACGCAAACCAAAGATATTAATGCTTGTGGTGATATGGCTCGCATTCAAATGCAAGAGTTAATGAAGAACTGTAAAGAGTTCGGCGTAACGTTATATGATTTGAATCACCCATACCAAGGTATTGTCCACGTGATGGGTCCCGAGCTAGGTATTACTTTGCCCGGTATGACCATTGTATGTGGCGATTCCCACACCGCAACACACGGTGCATTTGGCTCATTAGCCTTTGGTATCGGAACGTCTGAAGTTGAGCACGTGATGGCGACTCAAACACTGAAACAAGCACGTGCTAAAACGATGAAAATTGAAGTCGTTGGCAAAGCGCCTGCAGGCATAACCGCAAAAGATATCGTTTTAGCGATTATCGGTACAACAGGCAGCGCAGGCGGTACTGGCTATATTGTTGAGTTTTGTGGTGAAGCCATCGAAAACTTGAGTATGGAAGGCCGTATGACGGTGTGTAATATGGCCATTGAGTTAGGCGCAAAAGCGGGGATCATCGCACCGGATGAAACCACCTTTGCCTATATGAAAGGCCGCCAATTTGCCCCTAAAGGCCAGCAATGGGACGACGCAGTTGCTTATTGGAAAACATTAAAAACGGATGACGATGCTGAGTTCGATAAAATCATTACAATTCAGGCTAGTAGCATCGCACCACAAGTCACTTGGGGAACTAACCCAGGGCAAGTCATTGCCATCAACCAACCGATCCCTGCTCCAGAGTCATTCGCAGACCCCGTTGAGCGAGCATCTGCTGAAAAAGCATTATCTTACATGGGGTTAGAGTCTGGCATTAAATTATCTGACGTCAAAATTGATAAAGTCTTTATTGGCTCATGTACGAATTCACGTATTGAAGATTTACGTGCTGCCGCTGCAATTGCCAAAGGCAAAAAAGTGGCGAATGGCGTACAAGCCATTGTTGTTCCCGGATCTGGCCCTGTTAAGGCCCAAGCTGAGCAAGAAGGTTTGGATAAAATCTTTATTGAAGCAGGCTTTGAATGGCGCTTGCCGGGCTGCTCCATGTGTTTAGCGATGAATAATGACCGTTTAAACCCAGGCGAGCGCTGTGCATCAACCAGTAACCGTAACTTTGAAGGTCGCCAAGGTCGCGCTGGTCGTACTCACTTGGTTAGCCCAGCAATGGCAGCTGCCGCAGCGATTAATGGCCATTTTGCTGATGTACGTGATATTCAAATCTAA
- the leuD gene encoding 3-isopropylmalate dehydratase small subunit, producing the protein MMEKFITHVGIVAPLDAANVDTDAIIPKQFLQKVTRTGFGQHLFNDWRFLDENGQQPNPDFVLNKPVFKGASILLARENFGCGSSREHAPWALTDFGIQVVIAPSFADIFYGNSFNNQLLPIKLSESEVDELFNYVNSHEGCQFTVDLEAQTVTAGDKTYHFEIDSFRRHCMMNGLDSIGLTLQHVDQIKDFESKIPSFMQ; encoded by the coding sequence ATGATGGAAAAGTTTATTACACACGTCGGGATTGTCGCTCCTTTAGATGCAGCAAATGTGGATACTGATGCCATTATCCCTAAGCAATTTTTACAAAAAGTGACTCGTACAGGTTTTGGCCAACACTTGTTTAATGACTGGCGCTTTTTAGATGAGAACGGGCAACAACCTAACCCTGATTTCGTATTAAATAAGCCAGTTTTTAAAGGGGCAAGTATTTTATTAGCTCGTGAAAACTTTGGTTGTGGCTCATCTCGTGAGCACGCGCCTTGGGCATTAACTGACTTTGGTATTCAAGTGGTTATCGCCCCAAGTTTTGCGGATATTTTTTATGGTAACTCGTTCAATAACCAATTATTACCAATTAAATTAAGTGAAAGCGAAGTGGATGAGCTGTTTAATTATGTTAATAGCCATGAAGGTTGCCAATTTACGGTGGACTTAGAAGCCCAAACCGTGACCGCAGGAGATAAAACCTATCATTTTGAAATCGACAGCTTCCGCCGCCACTGCATGATGAATGGTTTGGATAGTATTGGTTTGACACTGCAACATGTCGACCAAATTAAAGATTTTGAAAGCAAGATCCCATCCTTTATGCAATAA
- the sgrR gene encoding HTH-type transcriptional regulator SgrR produces MSNSRLQTQFIRLWQHFKGQDSETTLQDIADTLFCSRRHVRTLLNNMQSQGWLSWQAESGRGKRSTLIFHVNGLELQQAQAEQLLKEESIEKLVALVGDKETIRQMVLSELERSYRQGKNLLRIIYYRDFPTLLPGAPMRRSEIHLMSQIFNGLTHINEEKGEVENGLAHHWQSISETQWRFYLRPAIYFHHGREMVADDIIYSLLRLKTCWPLFSHIQSVSSPHPYVIDITLSEPDKQLPWLLGSHHAAILPKEWKSLENFSRCPIGTGPYQVEKNLPQKLTITAFDRYFGYRALLDEVTIWVVPELSEQMVCTTLKMDGDKHHNGSLESRMEEGCYFLLMDQRSPITQREDVRKWLCSFLTPVNLLAHCEPFYQRHWAPAYGLLLHWHHSKMLTLFPKPNDLTELTVTFYRNHHEFYAISQIMKRVLQTQGVELKVNIIDYDDWFNGNGQSDIWLATANFFKPLEFSIFATLYEMPLLRQCLNNPLSDELNLWRNNQLDVEAWCESLIDSQIFHPIFHHWLELQGQNTMRGVRMNTFGWFDFKSAWFKPSEDNLAKY; encoded by the coding sequence ATGTCTAATTCGCGATTACAAACCCAATTTATTCGTCTCTGGCAGCACTTTAAAGGTCAAGACAGTGAAACCACCTTACAGGATATTGCTGATACGCTGTTTTGCTCTCGCCGTCATGTTCGGACGCTGCTTAATAATATGCAATCACAGGGTTGGCTTAGCTGGCAGGCAGAGTCTGGTCGAGGAAAACGCTCCACTCTTATTTTTCATGTTAATGGCTTAGAGCTACAGCAGGCACAGGCTGAACAATTACTCAAAGAAGAAAGTATTGAAAAATTAGTTGCACTGGTTGGTGATAAAGAAACTATTCGCCAAATGGTATTATCTGAATTGGAACGCAGCTATCGACAAGGTAAAAACCTATTACGGATTATTTATTATCGTGATTTCCCAACACTGCTTCCCGGTGCGCCAATGCGCCGCTCAGAAATTCACTTGATGAGCCAAATATTTAATGGCCTTACCCATATAAATGAGGAAAAAGGGGAAGTGGAAAATGGCCTTGCCCACCATTGGCAGTCTATCAGTGAGACCCAATGGCGTTTCTATTTACGCCCCGCTATTTATTTCCATCATGGGCGAGAGATGGTTGCTGACGATATTATCTATTCCCTTTTACGCTTAAAAACCTGTTGGCCTCTGTTCTCTCATATACAATCCGTCAGCTCACCACACCCTTATGTTATTGATATCACGTTAAGTGAGCCTGATAAACAGCTGCCTTGGTTGTTAGGCAGTCATCATGCGGCTATTTTACCGAAAGAGTGGAAGAGCCTCGAGAACTTTAGCCGTTGCCCGATCGGTACTGGCCCTTATCAAGTAGAAAAAAACTTGCCACAAAAGCTGACTATCACAGCTTTTGACCGCTATTTTGGTTATCGTGCGCTACTTGATGAAGTGACTATTTGGGTGGTTCCTGAACTCTCAGAACAAATGGTTTGCACCACATTAAAAATGGATGGTGATAAGCACCATAATGGCTCCCTCGAAAGCCGTATGGAAGAAGGCTGCTATTTTCTGTTAATGGACCAGCGTTCACCTATTACTCAGCGTGAGGATGTCCGTAAGTGGTTGTGTAGCTTTTTAACCCCTGTGAACCTTCTTGCTCATTGCGAACCCTTTTACCAGCGCCATTGGGCGCCCGCTTATGGTTTATTGCTCCATTGGCACCACAGTAAAATGCTCACGTTATTCCCTAAGCCTAATGATTTGACTGAACTGACAGTGACTTTTTATCGCAACCACCATGAGTTCTATGCGATTAGCCAAATCATGAAACGCGTGTTACAAACACAAGGGGTGGAACTCAAGGTCAATATTATTGATTACGATGATTGGTTTAATGGCAATGGGCAAAGTGATATCTGGTTGGCAACCGCTAACTTTTTTAAACCGCTTGAGTTTTCCATTTTTGCTACCTTGTACGAAATGCCGTTATTACGCCAATGCCTTAATAATCCCCTTAGTGATGAACTTAATCTATGGCGGAATAACCAATTAGATGTTGAAGCTTGGTGTGAAAGCTTAATTGACTCACAAATTTTTCACCCCATCTTTCATCATTGGCTTGAACTACAAGGCCAAAACACCATGCGCGGTGTAAGGATGAACACCTTTGGCTGGTTTGATTTTAAATCCGCCTGGTTTAAACCATCTGAGGATAACCTAGCAAAATATTGA
- the mutH gene encoding DNA mismatch repair endonuclease MutH has product MTPFIAPPPPPPDNEATLMSRAQALAGYTLGELAQHAAIPIPPDLKRDKGWVGMLLEYYLGASAGSKAEQDFAHIGIELKTIPIDRHGAPLETTFVSVAPLTGNSGLTWENSHVRRKLSRILWFPIEGERQIPLSQRRVANPLIWSPSPLEEQLLRQDWEELMDLIVLGKVESITARYGQVLQIRPKAANNKALTEAIGEFGQPIMTLPRGFYLKKDFTAPLLARHFNIR; this is encoded by the coding sequence ATGACGCCATTTATTGCACCACCACCACCACCACCTGATAACGAAGCAACCTTAATGAGCCGAGCGCAAGCTCTTGCTGGCTATACGCTAGGTGAGCTTGCCCAACATGCGGCGATCCCTATTCCCCCTGATCTCAAGCGCGATAAAGGCTGGGTTGGCATGTTATTGGAGTATTATTTAGGTGCGAGCGCGGGCAGTAAGGCAGAGCAAGACTTCGCCCATATTGGTATTGAATTAAAAACGATCCCGATTGACCGTCATGGTGCGCCACTCGAAACCACCTTTGTTTCTGTTGCGCCATTAACGGGAAATAGCGGCTTAACATGGGAAAATAGCCATGTTCGCCGCAAACTGTCCCGAATTTTATGGTTCCCTATCGAAGGGGAAAGACAAATTCCACTTTCACAGCGCAGAGTCGCAAACCCATTAATTTGGAGCCCTTCTCCGTTAGAAGAGCAATTATTACGGCAAGATTGGGAAGAGTTAATGGATCTCATTGTGTTAGGCAAAGTTGAAAGCATCACTGCACGTTATGGGCAGGTATTACAAATTCGCCCTAAAGCAGCAAACAATAAAGCACTCACTGAAGCTATTGGGGAGTTTGGTCAACCCATTATGACGCTACCACGTGGTTTTTATCTCAAAAAAGATTTTACCGCGCCCTTATTAGCACGGCATTTTAATATACGTTAG
- a CDS encoding TerC family protein, with product MFEWILDPNAWMALATLTLLEIVLGIDNIIFLSIVVSRLPDHQQNSARRTGLIAAMVMRLTLLASIAWLSRLTTPLFTVADHVVSARDLILCAGGIFLIWKASQEIFETIEGEGESHLANKRVSSFWGAIIQIALLDIIFSLDSVITAVGLSDHLFIMMAAVVIAVLIMMLAAKPIGDFVERYPSVKILALSFLILVGFTLLLESVQVHVSKGYIYFAMFFSMAVQVLNILRSKKWKTRNQTD from the coding sequence ATGTTTGAGTGGATACTAGACCCCAATGCCTGGATGGCATTAGCCACACTAACCCTATTAGAAATTGTCCTAGGCATCGACAATATTATTTTCCTCAGTATTGTGGTGAGCAGACTTCCTGACCACCAGCAAAATAGTGCCAGACGGACTGGGCTTATTGCTGCAATGGTGATGCGCCTGACGTTACTGGCTTCTATTGCGTGGTTATCTCGCCTTACTACCCCACTTTTTACGGTTGCTGACCATGTGGTCTCCGCACGCGATCTCATATTATGCGCAGGCGGTATATTCCTTATTTGGAAAGCAAGCCAAGAAATTTTTGAAACCATTGAAGGAGAAGGTGAAAGTCATCTGGCGAACAAAAGAGTGAGCTCATTTTGGGGGGCTATCATACAAATTGCTTTATTAGACATTATCTTCAGTTTAGATTCAGTGATCACCGCAGTGGGGCTTTCAGACCATTTATTTATCATGATGGCAGCGGTTGTTATCGCGGTACTCATTATGATGCTTGCAGCCAAACCTATTGGTGACTTTGTTGAACGTTACCCTTCCGTCAAAATCTTGGCCTTATCATTTTTGATTTTAGTTGGCTTCACATTGCTGCTTGAAAGTGTTCAAGTCCATGTTTCTAAAGGCTACATTTATTTTGCTATGTTTTTTTCTATGGCAGTGCAAGTTCTCAATATCTTGCGCAGCAAAAAATGGAAAACCAGAAACCAAACCGATTAA
- a CDS encoding helix-hairpin-helix domain-containing protein, which translates to MAFSESEKEILLAVKGVGPTVISRLEQMGFSSLAQLSEASYDEILSSGAALTGSSCWKNSPQAKNAVEGAILAAKQAIRLSS; encoded by the coding sequence ATGGCATTTTCCGAATCAGAAAAAGAGATTTTATTGGCCGTCAAGGGTGTCGGGCCCACGGTAATTAGCCGCTTGGAACAAATGGGTTTTAGCTCACTCGCACAATTGAGTGAAGCCTCCTATGATGAAATTTTGAGCTCTGGTGCCGCATTAACAGGCTCAAGTTGCTGGAAAAATAGCCCACAAGCGAAAAACGCGGTAGAGGGGGCTATTTTAGCGGCTAAACAGGCGATTAGATTGTCATCTTAA
- a CDS encoding alpha/beta fold hydrolase, which yields MYNAPLTNPHQHTMQLPDSRQFCWFESGPKTGFPVIFCTGAGMSGSLGFGLDLLERLNIRLIVPERAGLGDSTFHPEKSLKNFALDVQALLDEQSITQYSVVGFSQGAVFAMAIAHYCQPISLSIVSGQDQFEYPATRAILSADIVNMQEQALNSPEALSDWLLKNVTGEWLLAFILNCSAEIDQQLYNEEHFLEAYSHCMRRAFAQGNQGYVQDLLIALQNWEFTPETTRVPVSLWYGELDMSTVHSPDFGKILAGRFPNCRHHLLSHEGGSLLWTQAEAILTDIQQHAA from the coding sequence ATGTATAACGCACCACTGACTAACCCACATCAACACACGATGCAATTACCTGATAGCCGACAATTTTGCTGGTTTGAATCAGGTCCTAAAACAGGCTTCCCTGTTATTTTTTGTACCGGTGCGGGCATGAGTGGTTCATTAGGATTTGGTTTGGATTTACTCGAACGACTAAACATTCGTTTGATTGTTCCTGAACGTGCGGGGCTTGGTGACTCAACATTTCACCCTGAAAAATCATTAAAAAATTTTGCTCTGGATGTTCAAGCGCTGTTAGATGAGCAATCTATTACTCAATATTCTGTCGTCGGTTTTTCTCAAGGTGCTGTTTTTGCCATGGCTATCGCTCACTATTGCCAACCTATTTCACTGTCTATCGTGTCAGGGCAAGACCAATTTGAATACCCTGCAACTCGTGCAATACTCAGTGCTGATATCGTGAACATGCAAGAGCAAGCCCTTAACAGCCCTGAAGCGCTGTCAGATTGGCTATTAAAAAATGTCACCGGCGAGTGGCTGTTGGCATTTATTCTTAATTGCAGCGCAGAAATCGACCAACAACTCTACAATGAAGAACATTTCCTTGAAGCATATAGCCATTGCATGCGACGTGCTTTCGCCCAAGGCAACCAAGGTTATGTTCAAGACTTATTGATTGCATTACAGAACTGGGAATTCACCCCTGAAACGACCCGCGTACCTGTCTCTTTATGGTATGGCGAACTCGATATGAGCACTGTTCATTCCCCTGATTTTGGCAAAATATTAGCCGGCCGTTTTCCCAATTGCCGACATCATTTGTTAAGTCATGAGGGAGGCTCCCTACTGTGGACACAAGCGGAAGCTATTTTAACCGATATTCAGCAGCACGCCGCATAA
- a CDS encoding acetoin reductase, with product MALNNKVILVTGAAQGIGRGIALRLAKEGADIALVDLKKDKLQDVAKEIEALGRKVTTFAADISQRDQVFAAVAHAEAELGGFDVMINNAGIAQVKPIADVRQEDMDLIFKINVDGTMWGIQAASEKFQERKHKGKIINASSIAGHDGFAMLGVYSATKFAVRALTQAAAKEYASSGITVNAYCPGIVGTDMWVEIDERFAEITGAPKGETYKKYVEGIALGRAQTPDDVAGLVAFLASDDSDYITGQSILTDGGIVYR from the coding sequence ATGGCGTTAAATAATAAAGTTATTTTAGTTACTGGTGCAGCGCAGGGTATTGGTCGTGGTATTGCATTGCGTTTAGCGAAAGAAGGGGCTGATATCGCACTGGTGGATTTGAAAAAAGACAAGCTACAAGATGTTGCCAAAGAAATTGAAGCGTTAGGCCGTAAAGTAACAACATTTGCCGCAGATATCAGTCAACGTGACCAAGTTTTTGCTGCGGTGGCTCATGCAGAAGCTGAGTTAGGTGGTTTTGATGTAATGATTAACAACGCAGGGATTGCACAAGTTAAGCCAATCGCTGATGTTCGCCAAGAAGATATGGATTTAATCTTCAAAATTAACGTGGATGGCACCATGTGGGGTATTCAAGCAGCGAGCGAGAAATTCCAAGAGCGTAAACATAAAGGGAAAATCATCAATGCGTCCTCAATTGCAGGGCATGATGGTTTTGCGATGTTAGGTGTGTATTCTGCCACGAAATTTGCCGTTCGCGCGTTAACCCAAGCCGCAGCCAAAGAATACGCAAGCTCAGGGATCACCGTAAATGCGTATTGCCCTGGTATTGTTGGTACAGATATGTGGGTGGAGATTGATGAGCGCTTTGCTGAAATTACAGGTGCACCAAAAGGCGAGACTTACAAAAAATATGTTGAAGGGATCGCGCTTGGTCGTGCTCAAACCCCTGATGATGTCGCGGGTCTAGTGGCATTCTTAGCAAGCGATGATTCTGACTATATTACTGGTCAATCTATTTTGACTGACGGTGGAATTGTCTATCGTTAA